One window of the Oncorhynchus mykiss isolate Arlee chromosome 5, USDA_OmykA_1.1, whole genome shotgun sequence genome contains the following:
- the LOC110524788 gene encoding complement factor H, which produces MFYSFHFYCIYHLINMKSSLTLLCLVVWMNVDASSAQTVCSGPLPNVPNARVTEESIKNEYKEDDIVLFSCNFGFVPAGRISYQCKKNKWVVVRQGKCKPKPCELPDETANGHYSIHVGDDFVFGATIKYTCNDGYQIVSKMDNRTCMVAGWSNHLPICEVVSCVPEATDGRVVVSGLPDDDGVIQYGHELKFSCPNPAHQLKGNPQVVCAAGGMWNNHFPTCEDVTCEAAEKIKNVNVIGIPQNNTMKVGHRLQFECSNSKHVLKGKSEVTCSANGQWSHSIPICYEPKDFCGPPPQVNNGDRDRTRERYRNGESVQYVCQKFYILDPPSAYKTCRDGIWTRPITCLKPCTVDEELMNTQNIQFKYPPEDQKVYATHGDHTTFKCTGHLRLSPGSVGFHQQCINGVMNLPHCQ; this is translated from the exons ATGTTCTACTCCTTCCATTTTTACTGCATCTACCATTTGATCAACATGAAATCATCTCTGACTCTGCTGTGTCTGGTGGTATGGATGAATGTGGATGCTTCATCAGCTCAGACTG TGTGCAGTGGACCTCTTCCAAATGTGCCCAATGCCAGGGTCACTGAGGAAAGCATAAAAAATGAGTACAAAGAGGACGACATTGTCCTTTTTTCCTGCAACTTTGGCTTTGTGCCAGCAGGCAGAATAAGTTATCAGTGTAAGAAGAATAAGTGGGTGGTGGTCCGTCAGGGGAAATGCAAGC CTAAACCATGTGAGCTCCCTGATGAAACTGCCAATGGCCACTACAGCATCCACGTTGGAGATGACTTTGTCTTTGGAGCCACTATCAAATACACTTGCAATGACgg TTATCAGATTGTGAGCAAAATGGACAACAGAACCTGTATGGTGGCAGGATGGAGCAACCACCTGCCCATATGTGAAG TGGTGAGTTGTGTCCCCGAGGCTACAGATGGACGGGTGGTTGTGAGCGGTCTGCCAGATGATGATGGTGTTATACAGTACGGTCATGAGCTCAAGTTCAGCTGCCCCAACCCAGCACACCAGCTGAAGGGAAACCCACAGGTAGTGTGTGCCGCAGGGGGGATGTGGAACAACCATTTCCCAACCTGTGAAG ATGTGACTTGTGAAGCTGCAGAGAAGATTAAGAACGTGAACGTGATAGGAATTCCCCAAAACAACACCATGAAGGTTGGACACAGGCTACAGTTTGAGTGCAGCAACTCTAAACACGTTCTGAAGGGGAAATCAGAGGTCACCTGCTCAGCCAATGGACAGTGGAGTCACTCCATTCCAATTTGTTATg AGCCCAAGGATTTCTGTGGACCACCTCCACAGGTCAAtaacggagacagagacagaaccagaGAACGCTACAGAAATGGAGAATCAGTTCAATATGTCTGCCAGAAATTCTACATCCTTGATCCCCCTTCAGCGTACAAGACGTGTCGTGACGGGATCTGGACACGACCGATAACCTGTCTGA AACCCTGCACTGTGGATGAAGAGCTGATGAACACACAGAACATCCAATTTAAATATCCTCCGGAAGATCAAAAAGTCTATGCCACACATGGGGATCATACCACTTTTAAGTGTACTGGTCATCTTAGACTTAGTCCAGGTAGTGTTGGTTTTCATCAGCAGTGTATAAATGGGGTCATGAACTTGCCTCATTGCCAATAG